The genomic region ATACCTGATGAACTCATCATAAAATACATGCACCTTCTCACGAACATCCCAGAAGAAGTGATCGAAGAGTACGAGAAAAAGATGAAGGAAAAAACGATCAATCCACGAGACGTAAAGATGGTTCTCGCGTACGAAATAACCCGTTTCTTCCACGGAGAGGAAAACGCAAAGAAGGCCCAGGAACAATTCGTGAAAGTCTTTCAAAAGAAAGAAATTCCTGACGAGATGCCGGTCGTTGAGATTTCTCAGGATAAGAACATCGTGGATCTCCTCGTGGAGATAGGAGCTGCATCCAGCAAAAGTGAGGCTAAAAGACTCGTTTCTCAAGGTGGAGTGTACATCGACGGAGAGAGGATAGAGGACATAAAATTCACTGTAGAACCTGATGGAGAGCGAGTTTTGAAAGTTGGAAAGAGGAAGTTCTACAGAATATCAGGTGGAGAGACAAAAAAACTTTAGAAAACTCTTGAATTTCCTTTGGACGGGATGGTATAATCACCACAGGATTTAACTGTGATCAATGAGAAGGGAGGTTTGTCCCATGAAGAGAGTTCTTCTTACCGTTGCAATGCTGTCCGTTTTCTTCTCAGCGATGTTCGCGTTCTTCCCTGATGTTCCAAAAGATCACTGGGCTTACGAGTACGTCTGGAAGCTGTGGCAGAGGGGTATCTTCATAGGTTATCCGGACGGCGAGTTCAAAGGGGACAGGTACATCACCAGATACGAAGCAGCGACTGCGGTGAGCAGGCTCCTCGATTTCATCGAACAGAAGATGCTTGCAGGTGCTTCAGGTGATCTGGCACAGGTTGTTGGAAATCTCTCCGACAAGTACATGGCCCTCGAGGAGAAGGTTAACGGTCTCACCGGCATACTGGACACTCTGGCATCCCAGATAGGTACCACTCAGGCCAATCTCACAGAAACCGAAAGAGAACTGCTCGAGAAGATCGATTCTGTGAAAGAAGAGATCGAGATGGAGTTCGACAAAGAGATCTCGCTCAACAGAGAAGTTGTGAACAACATCGGGCTCAAACTTGGAAATCTCTCCAGAGACTACGAAAGATACAAGGAGAATGTGGACGCAAAGATCTCTGAAGTGAACGAAAAACTCGCAGCCCTTGAAAAGGACCTTGGAAACAAGATCGCCGATCTCGAAGGAATAGTCAATCTACACGAGAAAGACATCATAAACATTTACAACAAGATCAGTTCCGTTAACGAGGAACTCAACAACAAGATCGCCGCGACAGAAGAGAAACTCTCCAGAAGAGACGAAGAAATCTCCGCAATGGTCGAACTCCACGAAAAGGACATCATAAACCTCTACAACAAGGTCGCTGCACTCAACGAAGATCTCAGCAAAAAAATACTTGACACGAAAGCCGAACTTTCTGCTAAAATAGAGTCACAGGAGAAAACGCTGAACATGGTCTACACAAAACTCCTCGACACAGAAAGCAAATTGAACGATGAGATTTCCGCTCTCAAAGAAAAGGATGCAGAGATACAGAAGACGGTTGATCTTCATGAACAGGATATTGTCAACCTCTACGGAAAAACATCATCTCTCGAAGAAGAGCTCAACATGAAGTACAGTGAGACCAACGAAAAGATCGATCAGGTGAAGGCGGAACTCGAGAGCAAGATCGAAAGCGTGAAGGCTTACAACAGAAATCTCAGTATTCTCACAGGCGCGTTCTTTGGAATTCTCGGTCTCATTCTGATTGCAATCAGTGGTAAATAAAACCAAAATTTATTCTGAGGGGAGGTAAGATGTTATGAAGAAGTTGCTCGCTCTTTTCCTGGTACTGGGTCTTTTAGTCACAGCAGCGTTTGCCTACGAAGACGTCGTTAAAGTCAATGTCTCCGGAACTGGCTACTTCAACGCGTACCTCGACGAAGAAGGCATCGACCTCGAAGGTGGAATCAGTGATTTGTCTGTGTCCATTTCTCCAAGCTCTGGCAGTGTAACAGCACCGGCTACCATTACAGCAGAGTTTTCCATTGACGTCCTTGGAAAAACAGCTTCTCTCAGCAAGATAGCCATCACAACAGATCTGTTCGATCTCACTTACTACAACGATGATATCTATGGGGATGGCTATGTGTTCTACTACGTAGGAGACAGAACACTTGAATTCACACCAAAACTCGGTTTTGAAGGAATCTCTCTGACCGTATACTTTGCAGACATCGTTTCTGAAACGGACCTTACCGACGCTACAAACAATACCAACAACTACTTCGACGATGCCGTTGCTCTGAAACTCGGCGTGACAAACCTTGATCTTCTCGATGCAACACTCTTTGGTGCGTTCTATGATACCGATACGAACAATGCTACAAGCGCGTATGGCTACGCTGCCCACTTGAACCTCACTGGAAAAGATATCCTTGAGAATCTTGTCGTTGATCTTGCCTACGCTTATGAAGCAACTAGCGTGTATCTGGTTGAGGCACAGTACAGCAAGTCCTTTGAAATGGAACCTGTTACTCTGACTGTATCTCCACACTTTGTGTATTCTGAAGGAACTCCAACGTACTACGACGATGATTCTATTGATGACGATGATTGGGCTGCTCCTTGGAACTCTAAATTCGTAGAAGTTGGTCTCAAAGCAGAAGCCGGTGTCACCGATGAGGTTACATTCGGCGTTGAACTGACACCGAAATATGACCTTGCTGCCAATTCCTTCAGTCTCCCCGTGGAACTTGCCCTTGCTTACGACTCCGATGTAGCAGATGCAAATGTGAAAGCTTCCTGGACCGATGCAGTTGCTTCTGCTACCGACGTTACGATCGATGCAGATCTTACAGTCACCGCTGTTGAAAACCTCACAGTCAAGGCAGCAGCAAGATATCTGGTTGCCAGCAACGAACTGGGTTACAATGTAGACGCCAGCTACGTCTACGGACCTCTCACAACAGGATTCTTCTTCGGAACATTGTTTGATTCCAACAGTGATGGTACCGCTGACATCAACGATTACTTCACCTGGTACCTGTACCTGAAAGCCTCCGTTGCATTCTAATCCAAAACCACAGCAAATCAACCCCCGGCACTTGCCGGGGGTTTTGTTTTGTTGTATAATTTAGAACTGGAGGCGTGTCCGAACTGGCTAAGGAGCCGGTCTTGAAAACCGGTGGGCCGGAAGGCCCGTGTGGGTTCGAGTCCCACCGCCTCCGCCAGCCCCGCACGGGGCTTTTCTTTTTAGGGGGTGAAAACGTGAGAGCGCTTCTTGTGATAGACCTTCAGAGAGATTTCGTGGACAGAGGAGGTGCTCTCTACTTCGAAGGTGCGGAAAGGGTGATCGACCCCGTTTTGAAATGGGTTGAAGAGTTCAAAAAGGAGAACCTCCCCATCATCACCACCCAAGACTGGCATGATCCTGAAGACAGAGAATTCAGCCTCTGGCCGAAACACTGTGTTGCGAACACCGATGGTGCAAGACTCACCGAAAAGCTCGAGAAAGCCCTGGAAGACTATCCCAATCACTTCTCTGTGAAGAAAAACCGATACAGTGCCTTCTAC from Thermotoga sp. Mc24 harbors:
- the ompA1 gene encoding outer membrane anchor protein OmpA1; translated protein: MKRVLLTVAMLSVFFSAMFAFFPDVPKDHWAYEYVWKLWQRGIFIGYPDGEFKGDRYITRYEAATAVSRLLDFIEQKMLAGASGDLAQVVGNLSDKYMALEEKVNGLTGILDTLASQIGTTQANLTETERELLEKIDSVKEEIEMEFDKEISLNREVVNNIGLKLGNLSRDYERYKENVDAKISEVNEKLAALEKDLGNKIADLEGIVNLHEKDIINIYNKISSVNEELNNKIAATEEKLSRRDEEISAMVELHEKDIINLYNKVAALNEDLSKKILDTKAELSAKIESQEKTLNMVYTKLLDTESKLNDEISALKEKDAEIQKTVDLHEQDIVNLYGKTSSLEEELNMKYSETNEKIDQVKAELESKIESVKAYNRNLSILTGAFFGILGLILIAISGK
- the ompB gene encoding outer membrane porin OmpB, with the translated sequence MKKLLALFLVLGLLVTAAFAYEDVVKVNVSGTGYFNAYLDEEGIDLEGGISDLSVSISPSSGSVTAPATITAEFSIDVLGKTASLSKIAITTDLFDLTYYNDDIYGDGYVFYYVGDRTLEFTPKLGFEGISLTVYFADIVSETDLTDATNNTNNYFDDAVALKLGVTNLDLLDATLFGAFYDTDTNNATSAYGYAAHLNLTGKDILENLVVDLAYAYEATSVYLVEAQYSKSFEMEPVTLTVSPHFVYSEGTPTYYDDDSIDDDDWAAPWNSKFVEVGLKAEAGVTDEVTFGVELTPKYDLAANSFSLPVELALAYDSDVADANVKASWTDAVASATDVTIDADLTVTAVENLTVKAAARYLVASNELGYNVDASYVYGPLTTGFFFGTLFDSNSDGTADINDYFTWYLYLKASVAF
- a CDS encoding cysteine hydrolase family protein, which encodes MRALLVIDLQRDFVDRGGALYFEGAERVIDPVLKWVEEFKKENLPIITTQDWHDPEDREFSLWPKHCVANTDGARLTEKLEKALEDYPNHFSVKKNRYSAFYNTNLEKVIRDNEIDEVYVCGVVTHICVLFTVEELRNRDIPVKIITEGVASYDEGLHRFALREMKEILGAELI